The Myripristis murdjan chromosome 6, fMyrMur1.1, whole genome shotgun sequence sequence gcatgcgcagtcgtgactgaatattccagttcgGGGTGTTTTCAGATTAAGGCGTTTACATGCCTCAGTAttctggttggaacaggcacatgccaggagTCTGATTCAGAATctgaccttaatctggttcagtgtgtttacatgactcgtgcacaaccggaatattgaggatattccaaattatacaggaataaggtgtgcatgtaaatttacttagtgtgtgtgtgtgtgtgtgtgtgtgtgtgtgtgagggttaaTCTCTGACGAGGTTCTGAGTTTGAAAACCAAATTCAAGAACTTGAAGCGCCGTTTGGAAACCCTGGAAAAAACAGTACCACAATGTTTCTGACATGAACAAGGCGTCGCCATGGAGACAGCTGTCAGCCTCCCACCACTGTCACACTgtttctcacacagacacactcactcacacacacacacacacacacacacacagtgtaatcTTACACATCATGGTGGCAGTTCATGCACCTGTGAgtcctcacagaccgccgtcctcctgcggtgatgcgtttaatgacctcgcagaccgccgtcctcctgcggtggtgcgtttaatgacctcgcagaccgccgtcctcctgcggtgatgcgtttaatgacctcgcagaccgccgtcctcctgcggtgatgcgtttaatgacctcgcagaccgccgtcctcctgcggtgatgcgtttaatgacctcgcagaccgccatcctcctgcggtgatgcgtttaatgacctcgcagaccgccgtcctcctgcggtgatgcgtttaatgacctcgcagaccgccgtcctcctgcggtgatgcgtttaatgacctcgcagaccgccgtcctcctgcggtgatgcgtttaatgacctcgcagaccgccgtcctcctgcggtggtgcgtttaatgacctcgcagaccgccgtcctcctgcggtggtgcgtttaatgacctcacagaccgccgtcctcctgtggtgatgcgtttaatgacctcacagaccgccgtcctcctgcggtgatgcgtttaatgacctcacagtcAGACACTACAGTCTCAGATCAGCAGATCTGTCATGATGGTGAATAAAAGCTGGACGTTGTGTTGTGATCATGGTCAAAGTGGCAGGTTAGCTCTGTTTAAGCTGGACAGGGTTTCTGGCAGGCAAATaccaactctgtgtgtgtgtgtgtgtgtgtgtgtgtgtgtgtgtgtgtgtgtgtgtgtgtgtgtgtgtgtgcttaaaaaTGTACGGAGGCCCTGAAGGTTTGtggctattttttatttatttatttatttattttgcgtTTCCTCTGAGCCGTCTGTcggtttccagaatttccctggttgggatcaataaagtatatctatctatctatctatctctcggCTGGTCCCAGTGCAGCGGCGTGGCGGCCCAGTCTGGATCAGCTGACATGAATTCTGCTCAACGGGCACGGCGATGAGATCGGTGACAGGAAACTGAAACACACTCTGACATCCAAACACCAGGTGATTAATGACGAGATTTAATTGTGTAAAATTAAATCCATGGAAAAGTTTGTCCCTTTGCCTCTGGAGTGAAGCTCCTCTGCTGAGCGGATCAGATCTGAGTCGCTGTTCCCAACATgactctctgctgtcctgtgcTATTTATGCTGCTTCTATTCTGGTGGCTGCCAGGCGAGCCGACGCTCTGCTGGCAGCCGACCGGCCGCCTGAACCTCCGCTCCTCTCGCTGCTTTTCAAGAGTTCTGAGAGtgactccattttttttcttgtgctgtTTTCATTGAGGACATTCTGCTGAGGAAACAGAAATGTCAGTGGAGCGGAGCGGCGGCAGCACCGCAGACGGAGGAGGGTTTTTGCCACGAGTCGTCCCAGGAACTAAACTGACAATCGTGGTGGGAGACACTCATTTCTCAGAGGAaaagtctctgctgctgcagagctgcGACTATTTCCAAGCTCTGTATCGCTCTGGAATGAAGGAGTGCCGGCAGGAGGAAATCCACCTCAGATGTCTGTGCGCTCGGGGCTTCCTCACGGCCTTGGCGGTGTCGCGAGGTGAGAGGCCGATCCTGGACGCCGACCAGATCGCGTTCCTGCAGGCGGGGCCCCTCGCCAAACATCTTGTCGACCTCATCGACTCCGACAACTGCCTGCTCATGTTTCACACCGCTGCCACTTTTGGCCTGATGAGCCTCTACCACGCCGCCGCACTGTTCATCAGAAACATGTACCGCGACCTCGAGGGCGAGATGAAGAGAACCTTACCACCGGAGCTCATCTCCTACGTGGAGTCCTTGAGTCCCAGCGTTTTCATGGCTGTAGGGGCGCACGTGACCTGCAGCGGTAATGACACCGTGCACGCTGCCTCCAGGACGGTGTGCTACCTGGATGAAGACATGAATAACTGGAAGGTGTTAACTGATTTGCCTCTGGAGGCCAGCACCTCGATGGCCGGAGTGACTGTTCTAGATAACAAACTCTACGTCATCGGAGGCGTCCATGGCATCCACAGACGCGTCGTGGAGTCTTGTTTCTGCTACGACGTCGAAGACAACGCCTGGAGCACGATCCCCGGTCCAGCACAGCTGCGCTACAATTTCACACTCATGGGTCTGGATGGTCATCTCTACGCCATCGGGGGCGAGTACGAGCGAACCGTTATGTCGTCTGTGGAAGTGTACGCCGTTCAGAGCGGGCGATGGACGTTGGCCGCTCACCTGCCTCGGCCGGCGGCAGGAGCGGCGTGTGCGAAAGCCATGAGCcggatgtttgtgtgtttgtggaagcCGATGGAGACCACAGAGATCTACGAGTACATTTCAGGAAAAGACGAATGGTCACTGGTGACCACGCTGATCAGGCCGCAGAGCTACGGCCACTGCATGGTGGGGCACCGGGACAACCTCTACGTCATGAGGAACGGGCCCTCTGACGACTTCCTGCGGTGCATGATGGACTGCTACAACCTGACCGCGGGCCAGTGGTCGGCCCTGCCGGGACACTTCACCAACAGCAAAGGCGCTCTGTTCACGTCGGTGGTGCGAGGAGACTCGGTGTTCACGCTGAACAGAAGCGTGACGCTGGAATACGCCATCGAGGGGAAGATATGGAAGCCTCGAGGCCAGAGGAAGGGTTTCCCGAGGAGCGGCTCCGTGTGGACGTTCCTGCTCCGGCTGCCAAACGCCGCGGCGCTCCGGTAGCAGCTCCATTTCCTCTCAGAGTTGTTGGACTGACGACGTCTTTTTTCACTGGGTGTTTGGCAGAAGCACAGACGGTACATGGGGGACAAATATGAGCTCAGCCTGGACTCTGAGgctggaaaatgttttgtttactgCTGTGTTGTCTGGAAAAACCTGGATCAACGAGGCGTTTCAAGCCAGCCCATTTTGAGGTGGTTAGCAAGGCCGATAAAAACTTATTTACTGTTGCCAAAATCCAAGTTTTCAacaatatatatgtacatgagcccaaacacactgCCAAACTCTGCGAGGACCACAGAAACCAGCTTTCCAGACGGCACGAGGGACGCTGTCAAACATGAAAGAGAGACGAAAAGTTAAAGTCTGGTAACCTCAACCATCTCAAGATGtcacttttattcatttgtgttttctttcatctcGAGTTCAAACGGAGACAAAGGAAATCTGGACAGCGTGCTGTGGAACAGAAAGCTGCTCTGAAAGCTGCTGCAAAATGATTTCTTTGTCCCTGCTATTATACAAAACAGATTTATAGAACTATgtttactaaaaaaaataaataaaaaacactgaaaagttgCGTTTCAGTATCTTAACACCACAAAGGCTTTAGGAGATGCTAAGGATCAGGACCAAATCAGAGACAGAAGGtggaaaatgttaaatatagGTCGTCTATAATACAGTGTAATAGTGTGATGTAGGATATCCAAACTAATACACCATATACAGCattgttgttgtattgttgttgtattgttgttgtattgttgtattttctcAATGAGATTACCGGGATTAATAaagcgaccggggttcgaatccgacctcgggtcctctgctgcaggtcgtcctctctttcccctgcctgacctgtctctctctcccctgcctgacctgtctctctctcccctgcctgacctgtctctctctcccctgcctgacctgtctctctctcccctgcccctcctgtctctctctcccctgcctgacctgtctctctctcccctgcctgacctgtctctctctcccctgcctgacctgtctctctctcccctgcctgacctgtctgtctctcccctgcctgacctgtctgtctctcccctgcctgacctgtctctctctcccctgcccttcctgtctctctctcccctgcctgacctgtctctctctcccctgcctgacctgtctctctccactgtgactgtcaaataaagcagaaatgctaaaaaacataatctttaaaaaatgcgGTGTATTTGTGGGTTACAGTGAAGAGCTCCT is a genomic window containing:
- the kbtbd13b gene encoding kelch repeat and BTB domain-containing protein 13; this encodes MSVERSGGSTADGGGFLPRVVPGTKLTIVVGDTHFSEEKSLLLQSCDYFQALYRSGMKECRQEEIHLRCLCARGFLTALAVSRGERPILDADQIAFLQAGPLAKHLVDLIDSDNCLLMFHTAATFGLMSLYHAAALFIRNMYRDLEGEMKRTLPPELISYVESLSPSVFMAVGAHVTCSGNDTVHAASRTVCYLDEDMNNWKVLTDLPLEASTSMAGVTVLDNKLYVIGGVHGIHRRVVESCFCYDVEDNAWSTIPGPAQLRYNFTLMGLDGHLYAIGGEYERTVMSSVEVYAVQSGRWTLAAHLPRPAAGAACAKAMSRMFVCLWKPMETTEIYEYISGKDEWSLVTTLIRPQSYGHCMVGHRDNLYVMRNGPSDDFLRCMMDCYNLTAGQWSALPGHFTNSKGALFTSVVRGDSVFTLNRSVTLEYAIEGKIWKPRGQRKGFPRSGSVWTFLLRLPPGAPGQSTGVSAGIILTLLEQLHHCGCDSSAHFVWFS